A DNA window from Phaeodactylum tricornutum CCAP 1055/1 chromosome 31, whole genome shotgun sequence contains the following coding sequences:
- a CDS encoding predicted protein, which yields MSVNPIATTLMPLSQAVSWYLVLNQPLLPSLSKISTFYCAWALYKKIAKGDQKELGHISMGILAVTSYSGKRYASLAGTVLVLANFLLPAYYVLSWSVEKVAEKLKKDVTNKTIKWAYIFKAYFVSNLALWGMVCYKLSQGELLPGEVVAT from the coding sequence ATGTCGGTCAATCCAATTGCAACGACACTCATGCCTCTGTCCCAAGCTGTTTCTTGGTACCTTGTCCTTAATCAACCCCTTCTGCCTTCGCTTTCCAAAATCTCGACCTTTTACTGTGCCTGGGCTCTCTACAAAAAAATCGCCAAAGGCGATCAGAAAGAGCTAGGTCACATTAGTATGGGTATTCTGGCGGTGACTTCCTATTCCGGCAAGCGGTATGCTTCTCTAGCAGGCACGGTGCTCGTCTTGGCGAATTTTCTTCTCCCGGCATACTACGTCTTGTCATGGAGCGTGGAGAAGGTGGCAGAGAAACTCAAAAAGGATGTCACCAATAAAACAATCAAATGGGCTTACATCTTCAAGGCCTATTTTGTAAGCAACCTGGCTCTGTGGGGAATGGTGTGCTACAAACTTAGTCAGGGTGAACTTTTACCAGGAGAAGTTGTTGCGACATGA
- a CDS encoding predicted protein: MTDMISKGPSLVFGASGEQGRVVVEGLVDTGYSPVYAFTRLKHDTYLTDAIGAKLITGDLENPDDVRIALRQTRAQTVYLVTTTALPTEIGQTTGFSAAATAEFQAIVNFFHLLKAVYDEDKLPRHVVLSTRDNVQEVTRKNFEETGDIWIDPLDDGSIVPHYSAKGKGAQYALKYLDDIGDLKLTCLALPFMYSNFLGFFCPLPNEGRTQWVLSASLGEGKVDMMGSADLAAIVPNIFANSDKYDGEIIRLVGERLTIDEVAGAFADLFGKDVIYNPLTPAEVAALPFAAAPAMAQMCQFLGDPRSLQHDLEVSKEVAFPKQLQRFEDWLLTHSDSTAFTQVGLDVDAPDIESVTVFGATSSEGVSVVKGLLADTRKSYRIRATTRHLDSEKAKALQKLDPSRIDLVYADFDDIDSCRAALAGEFSQGVFLATDFYEDAAQDMEAEEQHAKNVIDACEAAKNVKHVVFSTMESVEEMNQKLNLGLPKVIDNKGKEGTIVQFDAKARAAAYARTKKISVTYVLMPCYSEVFFDMIEKRIEQGKEKLVLTIPLKNDAKVMCMSVDELGPAVANIFDSYQVYAGHEIGLVTDFVSVAEVKDLIAEIFLANEKDAMTLETEEVSSDDWIEAKDTYMKDLGQMFAYMSHSDAVKMRRSIAKTMKLVPEARALRQWVEQNRENVAFREKLGLR; the protein is encoded by the exons ATGACGGATATGATTTCCAAAGGCCCGTCTCTCGTGTTTGGTGCTTCGGGCGAACAAGGCCGAGTTGTTGTTGAAGGTTTAGTCGACACAGGCTACTCTCCAGTATATGCGTTCACACGTTTAAAGCACGATACCTATTTGACAGACGCAATCGGGGCCAAGCTGATTACAGGTGATTTGGAAAATCCTGATGACGTCCGCATCGCCCTGAGGCAAACACGAGCGCAGACTGTCTACCTCGTGACGACTACCGCCTTACCCACGGAAATTGGCCAAACAACAGGATTTTCCGCCGCTGCCACTGCAGAATTTCAAGCCATTGTCAACTTTTTTCATCTCTTAAAAGCAGTGTACGATGAAGACAAATTACCTCGTCATGTGGTGCTTTCCACTCGGGACAACGTTCAAGAAGTCACGCGCAAGAATTTCGAGGAAACAGGAGATATCTGGATTGATCCATTGGACGACGGTAGTATTGTTCCCCATTATAGTGCCAAGGGAAAGGGTGCTCAGTACGCGCTTAAGTACTTAGATGACATTGGGGATCTTAAACTTACTTGCCTCGCTTTACCGTTCATGTATTCCAATTTCTTGGGATTCTTTTGTCCCCTTCCAAACGAAGGGCGCACTCAATGGGTTCTCTCGGCCTCACTTGGCGAAGGCAAAGTAGACATGATGGGAAGTGCCGATCTCGCTGCGATTGTTC CCAACATCTTTGCGAATTCCGACAAGTACGACGGCGAGATCATTCGTCTTGTTGGCGAACGTCTCACAATCGATGAAGTGGCAGGGGCTTTTGCAGATTTGTTTGGCAAAGATGTCATTTATAACCCGCTTACGCCTGCCGAGGTAGCGGCACTTCCTTTTGCCGCGGCTCCGGCAATGGCACAAATGTGTCAATTTTTGGGCGATCCCCGATCCTTGCAGCACGATTTGGAAGTGAGCAAAGAAGTCGCTTTTCCGAAGCAACTCCAGCGATTTGAAGACTGGTTACTTACACATTCAGACTCGACGGCGTTTACGCAGGTTGGATTGGACGTAGATGCGCCTGACATAGAATCTGTCACAGTCTTTGGCGCGACCAGTTCAGAAGGAGTGTCGGTTGTCAAGGGGCTTCTGGCTGATACACGCAAGTCGTACCGCATTCGCGCCACGACACGTCATTTGGACTCAGAAAAGGCCAAAGCTCTGCAGAAGCTGGACCCGTCTCGTATCGATTTAGTGTATGCAGACTTCGACGATATTGACTCCTGTCGTGCCGCTCTGGCTGGTGAATTCTCACAAGGTGTCTTTCTAGCCACAGATTTTTACGAAGACGCGGCGCAGGACATGGAAGCCGAAGAACAGCACGCCAAAAATGTTATAGATGCCTGCGAAGCTGCCAAGAACGTGAAGCACGTGGTCTTCTCGACAATGGAGTCGGTAGAAGAAATGAATCAAAAACTAAATCTCGGATTACCAAAAGTTATCGACAACAAAGGGAAAGAAGGAACAATTGTGCAGTTTGATGCAAAGGCTCGAGCGGCGGCCTACGCGCGCACTAAGAAGATTTCGGTAACTTATGTTTTGATGCCGTGCTATTCTGAGGTCTTTTTCGATATGATCGAGAAACGCATCGAACAAGGGAAGGAGAAGCTGGTTTTGACTATTCCTCTGAAAAACGATGCGAAGGTCATGTGTATGAGTGTTGACGAGCTTGGCCCTGCGGTAGCCAACATTTTCGATAGTTACCAAGTTTATGCAGGCCATGAAATCGGCCTTGTTACCGACTTCGTTTCTGTTGCAGAAGTCAAGGATTTGATCGCGGAAATTTTCCTCGCCAATGAGAAAGATGCAATGACACTAGAAACTGAGGAAGTATCATCCGACGATTGGATAGAGGCCAAAGATACTTATATGAAGGATTTGGGACAAATGTTTGCTTACATGTCTCATTCGGATGCTGTCAAAATGCGCCGATCAATTGCAAAGACAATGAAGCTTGTCCCAGAAGCTCGTGCGCTCCGACAATGGGTCGAACAGAACCGAGAGAATGTAGCTTTCCGCGAAAAGCTTGGTCTCCGCTGA
- a CDS encoding predicted protein has product MAKRRPSAGAVAIEQHPIFPCDGQMQKTKANDEVNMAMAVLAFLQSQKYAKTAASFRKELSAKGIDVGGKVVLRKLTWEAVESHEASGSEDSDEAKPEEKIEMHRATQRAGDRNSSESSDSSSSSESEEVEASTKTPASKMQASSKKSIGTSSSSSSDSESSTDDSKSTVKKPDSLAKSHPEKSSDNCSSESDSSSSSDSESSDDDDAPRISKKIAVTTKKAKGKAGSSPQEMADSSTKSKRRTKTEIAISKSSDVDPSSSSEDEAPPPTKKVRLEAKAGVVSPEDSDSNVSDVEVSDVSSVEVSSSDGSDSDSSSSDEESEDENDIQERIKLKRRDAAKKAQEAAKAAHEWRPSAEKKKVEIKAAAGTDGAQALSKGKPFQRVDSEFWGRVAVKDGGAMADNSYEGLFGDNGYGAQSSAKLLTVRGKNFTKEKNKRKRSFNGLSRTGGQIDTERSYSTKYQYSDDE; this is encoded by the exons ATGGCGAAGAGGCGGCCGAGTGCTGGTGCTGTTGCAATCGAGCAACATCCAATATTCCCGTGTGACGGCCAGATGCAAA AGACTAAGGCAAACGATGAGGTGAACATGGCCATGGCGGTTCTTGCCTTTTTGCAAAGTCAGAAGTACGCGAAAACCGCAGCTAGCTTTCGGAAAGAACTATCAGCCAAGGGTATTGACGTCGGTGGCAAAGTAGTCTTGCGGAAACTCACATGGGAGGCAGTCGAAAGTCACGAAGCCTCTGGCAGTGAAGATTCTGACGAGGCGAAACCGGAAGAGAAAATAGAGATGCACAGAGCGACGCAGAGGGCGGGAGATAGAAATAGTTCGGAATCATCAGActcatcttcttcatcggagTCGGAGGAAGTTGAAGCGAGCACCAAGACCCCTGCTAGCAAAATGCAAGCCTCTAGTAAAAAATCTATCGGTACatcttcctcatcctccTCTGACAGCGAATCGAGTACCGATGATTCCAAAAGCACTGTGAAAAAACCAGACTCCCTTGCAAAATCTCATCCTGAGAAATCTTCGGATAACTGTTCATCGGAATCTGATTCAAGTTCTAGTAGTGATAGCGAATCAagcgatgatgatgatgctCCCCGTATCTCTAAGAAAATTGCTGTCACGacaaagaaagcaaaaggcAAGGCAGGGTCGTCGCCGCAGGAGATGGCAGACTCGTCTACAAAGAGCAAGCGCCGAACAAAGACTGAAATTGCTATTTCAAAAAGCAGTGACGTCGACCCTTCGTCGAGTTCCGAGGATGAAGCGCCGCCTCCAACGAAGAAGGTTCGTCTTGAGGCAAAAGCTGGAGTCGTTTCGCCGGAAGATAGCGACTCGAACGTCAGTGATGTTGAAGTTTCAGACGTTTCGTCGGTAGAAGTGTCATCCTCCGACGGTAGTGACTCAGACTCATCGAGctccgacgaagaatccgaagacgaaaacgataTACAAGAACGTATAAAACTTAAGCGTCGGGATGCCGCGAAAAAGGCTCAAGAAGCCGCAAAGGCTGCGCACGAATGGAGACCATCCgctgaaaagaaaaaggtaGAGATTAAGGCTGCCGCCGGGACGGATGGCGCGCAAGCATTATCGAAAGGAAAGCCCTTTCAGCGTGTTGACTCCGAGTTTTGGGGGCGTGTTGCAGTCAAAGACGGCGGTGCTATGGCTGATAATTCGTACGAAGGtttgtttggtgacaacgGCTATGGTGCACAGTCTAGTGCAAAGCTATTGACTGTAAGAGGGAAAAATTTtaccaaggaaaagaacaaaagaaagagaagCTTCAATGGGCTGTCGCGCACAGGTGGACAAATTGACACGGAGCGGAGCTATTCAACCAAGTACCAATATTCTGATGACGAATAG
- a CDS encoding predicted protein: MTHCIDTAGVEEAALQMDETTLGSTEHGDKESPATLNCNLESSDYLKDIVFEYEDEVHPRQPDTLPAVTGEGEEERDSEDDTVVVRWQLLHKLQTILVIVAATVATFGLHNYLSVFNSIAASGLVGLVSGLVLPQYMALAAFCGSFAGMATLQVIPSVVAAISLGFFCALVVLVFDYKGFLLGIGGRLGFIALCACTMHFVLSIIVVAPSPEASLVDISSFPSIEEFFPIKLFRVLSTTIVGSIFMKLWRLTFARLEGSLAKCMAHSVVASSATGILVAWTLPLWATGPVYCGSFVAMAAPEELPTMMSIVSAATLAGLAQLALDGFFLGGWGGKLGTAALIGVLLYRIPVRLLAECVDSQEDGSESDAGNKPNVPGMTEV, from the coding sequence ATGACCCACTGTATCGACACCGCTGGGGTTGAGGAGGCTGCTTTGCAGATGGACGAAACCACTCTGGGAAGCACTGAACATGGCGACAAAGAATCACCAGCGACATTAAATTGCAATTTAGAATCGTCCGATTATTTGAAAGACATTGTCTTTGAATATGAGGATGAAGTGCATCCTCGGCAACCGGACACCTTGCCTGCCGTGACAGGGGAAGGAGAAGAGGAACGGGATTCGGAAGACGACACGGTAGTAGTGAGGTGGCAGTTGCTACACAAGCTACAAACTATCCTGGTAATTGTTGCAGCCACGGTTGCCACGTTTGGTTTGCACAACTACCTTTCAGTCTTCAATTCCATTGCAGCGTCAGGCTTGGTTGGTCTCGTGTCTGGTCTTGTCTTACCACAATATATGGCACTAGCTGCTTTCTGCGGTTCCTTTGCCGGTATGGCAACTTTGCAAGTCATTCCCAGTGTTGTTGCTGCGATATCACTCGGATTCTTTTGTGCTCTGGTCGTGCTCGTCTTTGACTACAAAGGCTTTTTGCTCGGAATAGGCGGACGTCTGGGTTTTATTGCGCTGTGTGCTTGTACCATGCATTTTGTGCTTTCTATCATTGTTGTCGCTCCGTCACCGGAGGCTTCCCTCGTCGATATATCAAGCTTTCCCAGCATAGAGGAATTCTTTCCAATCAAGTTATTTCGAGTCctgtcaacaacaatagtCGGTAGCATCTTTATGAAGCTCTGGAGATTGACTTTCGCTCGCCTTGAAGGTTCTCTAGCGAAATGTATGGCCCATTCGGTTGTTGCCTCGAGCGCAACGGGGATCCTGGTGGCATGGACATTACCATTATGGGCTACTGGCCCAGTATACTGTGGTTCTTTTGTAGCGATGGCCGCTCCGGAGGAGCTTCCGACCATGATGTCAATAGTCTCGGCCGCGACTTTGGCCGGATTGGCGCAGTTGGCTTTGGATGGTTTTTTTTTGGGCGGATGGGGTGGGAAATTGGGAACAGCAGCTTTGATAGGCGTTCTTTTGTATAGAATACCTGTTCGGCTATTGGCTGAGTGCGTAGATAGCCAAGAGGACGGAAGTGAAAGTGATGCAGGAAACAAACCAAACGTACCGGGGATGACTGAAGTCTAG
- a CDS encoding predicted protein yields MKQSRTRASFVPILFLVLRTSAIINSVTAFLATSARLAASRPVFTSGGRKSFGSQSTRASFSYSRRFSHLAMTGINPPVARRDEDRVIYVGAAPEGWKKELPRQSESSTERLLDPPTAIPDPYGWMRDEKRENKDILDHLEAENAYTESLTSHLEGLRQTLYDEMLAAIQETDYTTPRPHGDWYYYTRTFEGKSYTTHVRAPRQPDTPLSIQWDRKAESPILPGEQITLDVNVLAEGKKYCSTGSVTKSPSQKYLAYSADFTGGETCVMYVKDLTSGDIVDHDETLEMSGSIRWGADDNELFYLKMDEAHRPYQVYRRRLGNNDPDEMLLEEKDELYWMGISKSLDGKYLFIEVSSKETSEIHFLDLTDPNANLQCVAPRRLKVLYDVEHRNGRWWIESNVGGLPDMALWAAPANAHCADEWQLVTDAAGVALFEGGEDRALSAITCFQDFVVMQGREGGLPRVWIAAMDGDSVQTFQQLLFDEDAYDAGVGTHYEYDTRKIAVAYDSLVTPTQSLEIDLANTNERTVLKERAVPGYDKELYACERTTVKSRDGSVDIPVSLVYRKDVMEDHLQSGKAVHTHLYGYGSYGACIEADFRSTRLPLLNRGVIYVIAHIRGGGEMGRKWYEEPNGAKYLCKKNTFDDFVDVAKWLISDRKLTSPDVLSCEGRSAGGLLIGSSINQAPELFQMAILGVPFVDVLCTMVDASIPLTAVEWEEWGNPNEEKYHQYMKEYCPVQNVKKARYPSCLLTGGLHDPRVQYWEPSKFAATLRHTQSNESGPVCVKMDMSAGHFSASDRYKYLKELAFDYAFLL; encoded by the exons ATGAAACAGTCGCGTACTCGTGCTAGTTTCGTGCCAATCCTCTTTCTTGTCCTCCGTACTTCTGCAATCATTAACAGTGTTACCGCTTTTCTGGCAACGTCGGCTCGTCTCGCTGCGTCTCGTCCCGTTTTCACTTCCGGTGGCCGCAAGTCCTTTGGCAGTCAGTCTACCAGAGCTTCTTTCTCTTATTCTCGTCGATTTTCACATCTGGCCATGACTGGGATTAATCCTCCCGTCGCTCGTCGCGACGAGGATCGTGTCATTTACGTAGGTGCGGCGCCGGAAGGCTGGAAGAAGGAACTTCCCCGACAGTCCGAATCATCCACAGAAAGGCTGCTGGACCCTCCGACGGCGATTCCGGATCCGTACGGTTGGATGCGCGATGAAAAACGCGAGAACAAGGATATCCTGGATCATCTCGAGGCAGAGAATGCTTACACAGAAAGTCTAACTTCGCATTTGGAAGGGTTGCGTCAGACTCTATATGATGAAATGCTCGCGGCAATTCAGGAAACGGACTACACCACGCCCCGTCCTCACGGTGACTGGTACTACTACACTCGCACCTTTGAGGGAAAGTCCTACACTACGCATGTGCGGGCGCCGCGCCAACCGGATACTCCGCTTTCCATTCAATGGGACAGAAAGGCAGAATCTCCTATTCTACCCGGCGAGCAAATCACCTTGGACGTCAACGTACTGGCCGAAGGGAAAAAGTATTGTTCCACGGGATCGGTCACTAAATCACCTTCGCAAAAATACTTGGCCTATTCGGCTGATTTCACCGGCGGAGAAACATGTGTAATGTATGTCAAGGACTTGACGAGTGGAGATATTGTAGATCACGACGAAACACTCGAAATGTCTGGTTCGATTCGATGGGGTGCGGACGACAACGAGCTATTCTATTTGAAAATGGATGAAGCGCACCGCCCGTATCAAGTCTACCGTCGTCGACTGGGCAACAACGATCCAGATGAAatgcttttggaagaaaaag ACGAACTGTACTGGATGGGAATCTCCAAATCGCTCGACGGCAAGTACTTGTTTATTGAAGTCTCGTCCAAAGAGACATCGGAAATCCACTTTTTGGACTTGACAGATCCGAACGCCAACTTGCAGTGCGTCGCGCCTCGCCGATTGAAAGTGCTCTACGACGTCGAGCACCGCAATGGTCGTTGGTGGATCGAATCCAATGTAGGCGGTTTACCAGATATGGCGTTGTGGGCAGCTCCAGCCAATGCTCACTGTGCCGATGAATGGCAGCTCGTTACGGACGCTGCTGGCGTAGCGCTCTTTGAGGGCGGTGAAGACCGAGCGTTGTCGGCGATTACCTGCTTTCAAGACTTTGTCGTTATGCAAGGTCGTGAAGGTGGATTACCACGGGTGTGGATTGCCGCCATGGATGGAGATAGCGTGCAAACGTTTCAACAACTCTTGTTTGACGAGGATGCCTATGACGCTGGCGTTGGTACCCACTACGAATACGATACAAGAAAGATTGCGGTTGCTTACGATTCGCTCGTAACGCCAACGCAATCTCTAGAGATTGACTTGGCCAATACAAACGAGCGCACGGTTCTCAAAGAAAGGGCTGTTCCAGGATACGATAAGGAACTGTACGCCTGTGAACGCACGACTGTCAAGTCCCGGGACGGAAGCGTAGACATTCCGGTAAGCCTTGTCTATCGCAAAGACGTTATGGAAGATCATCTTCAATCCGGGAAGGCCGTTCACACTCATTTGTATGGCTACGGCTCTTATGGAGCTTGTATCGAAGCCGACTTTCGTTCCACTCGGCTGCCTTTGCTGAACAGGGGCGTTATTTACGTTATTGCACACATTCGGGGCGGCGGAGAGATGGGACGCAAGTGGTACGAAGAGCCCAACGGTGCCAAATATCTTTGCAAGAAGAATACCTTTGATGATTTCGTGGATGTTGCCAAGTGGTTGATCAGCGATCGCAAACTTACATCGCCGGATGTGCTATCGTGCGAAGGACGGAGTGCGGGTGGGCTTTTGATTGGCTCCAGTATCAATCAAGCTCCTGAGCTTTTTCAGATGGCCATTCTTGGTGTCCCTTTTGTGGATGTGCTATGTACTATGGTTGATGCGAGTATTCCTCTGACGGCTGTAGAATGGGAAG AATGGGGGAACCCGAACGAAGAAAAGTACCACCAATACATGAAGGAGTATTGCCCCGTCCAAAACGTAAAGAAAGCCAGGTACCCTTCCTGCCTGCTAACGGGGGGCCTGCATGATCCTCGAGTACAGTACTGGGAACCGTCCAAGTTTGCTGCCACGCTTCGTCATACCCAGTCCAACGAATCTGGCCCAGTTTGTGTCAAGATGGATATGAGTGCGGGTCATTTTAGCGCCAGTGACCGATACAAGTACTTGAAAGAGCTTGCCTTTGACTACGCTTTCCTTCTC
- a CDS encoding predicted protein, which yields MAYVPPVKKDVALSEEEVVHRIRITLTSRNVTNLEKVCADLKKGAVDKNLHVSGPVRMPTKILRITTRKAPSGEGTNTWDRFEMRIHKRLIDLHAPSAVVKQITNISIEPGVEVDVTINDR from the coding sequence ATGGCATACGTTCCCCCCGTAAAGAAGGACGTCGCTCTGTCCGAGGAAGAAGTTGTGCACCGTATTCGCATCACTCTGACTTCGCGTAACGTCACCAACCTTGAAAAGGTCTGCGCCGACCTCAAGAAAGGGGCTGTCGACAAGAATTTGCACGTTTCCGGCCCAGTCCGAATGCCGACCAAGATTTTGCGGATTACCACCCGTAAGGCTCCTTCCGGTGAGGGTACGAACACATGGGATCGTTTCGAAATGCGGATTCACAAGCGTCTGATTGACCTCCATGCCCCATCCGCTGTTGTGAAGCAGATCACTAACATCAGCATTGAACCCGGTGTCGAGGTTGACGTAACCATAAATGATCGTTAG
- a CDS encoding predicted protein — translation MTLLESIGAAETSVLAERSTEKKDLSSRSTKETNIDLIVELSITIGYAIVTGLLARWLIDRYLTPQQLTDTDQPSSKEVYKGLQRILQKRNRGNTQLPQLNSYELQIANEILDPDDIETNFAEIGGLDSTKTEIYELAVLPLVHPELFTGKLVQPCKGILLYGRPGTGKTMLAKALAKESEAVFIPLQLSKLLNKWVGESNKLIAGAFSLAHKLQPAILFIDEIDTFLKANAGEGAQYLDTIKSEFLILWDGVATSTNSRVMVLGATNKPQTIDPAIQRRMPRTFHVPLPNVAGRQAILNIFLQEEKLSMDARACLPELAKATVNYSGSDLKELCKAAAMVGIQERTAEYARKRVMGESVALDQTIGNAPMRPISKDDLLSAFSKVQRTGAAAQAYGRQTAREDAAEQESESPAVDAEALRNLTRFLHSMSNLSVGQSRGDGTDIPDLN, via the exons ATGACCTTGCTGGAATCAATCGGCGCTGCCGAGACTTCAGTACTGGCGGAAAGAAGCACAGAAAAGAAAGACCTTTCCAGCAGAAGCACCAAAGAAACGAATATTGACCTAATCGTCGAGCTGTCGATCACGATCGGATACGCCATTGTGACGGGTCTGCTTGCCCGTTGGCTGATAGATCGGTACTTGACACCGCAACAACTGACAGATACCGACCAACCGTCTTCAAAGGAAGTATACAAAGGGTTGCAACGGATCCTCCAAAAACGGAATCGCGGCAACACTCAATTGCCGCAGCTCAATTCGTACGAGCTGCAAATAGCGAACGAGATTCTCGATCCAGACGATATAGAAACCAATTTTGCCGAAATTGGAGGTTTGGATTCCACCAAGACAGAAATCTACGAATTGGCGGTGCTGCCGTTGGTCCATCCGGAACTATTTACCGGGAAACTCGTACAGCCTTGCAAAGGCATTCTCCTCTACGGACGACCGG GAACTGGTAAGACTATGCTCGCCAAGGCGTTGGCCAAAGAATCCGAAGCCGTATTCATTCCTCTGCAGCTGTCAAAACTCTTGAACAAATGGGTAGGGGAATCGAACAAACTCATTGCCGGTGCCTTTTCACTGGCCCACAAATTACAGCCTGCCATCTTGTTCATCGACGAGATCGATACGTTTCTGAAAGCCAATGCTGGTGAAGGTGCACAGTATCTCGATACAATTAAATCCGAGTTTCTGATACTATGGGACGGTGTTGCTACCTCCACCAATTCGAGAGTCATGGTGCTGGGGGCGACAAACAAGCCGCAGACGATTGATCCAGCCATTCAACGGCGCATGCCGCGTACTTTCCACGTCCCACTACCGAATGTCGCAGGGCGTCAGGCTATTTTAAATATATTTCTACAGGAAGAGAAATTGTCAATGGACGCACGAGCATGTCTTCCGGAATTGGCTAAGGCAACGGTGAACTATTCGGGAAGCGACTTAAAAGAGTTGTGCAAGGCTGCAGCCATGGTTGGGATACAGGAGCGCACCGCCGAATATGCTCGGAAGCGTGTCATGGGCGAAAGTGTAGCTCTGGATCAGACAATAGGAAATGCTCCCATGCGACCTATATCGAAAGATGACTTGTTGTCTGCTTTTTCCAAAGTCCAACGAACGGGGGCAGCAGCACAAGCATACGGCCGTCAAACGGCACGGGAGGATGCTGCCGAGCAAGAGTCAGAAAGTCCAGCAGTTGATGCGGAGGCGTTGCGCAACTTAACTCGATTTTTGCATTCAATGTCGAATCTTTCCGTCGGCCAGAGCCGTGGGGACGGTACAGATATCCCCGACCTAAATTAG
- a CDS encoding predicted protein, whose protein sequence is MTVRMLTVRNSLAFVSLALLLSSSVAWLPRPSLALLPTASSSPVLTGPAFPATVVVESLPHSTPDENSSLVIEDSVEAPSPVPLEQRTSLVLQYGPTAVSVWTGTLATFVLNNVGNIGPIPASSAVSLAAALGLPEKFALAVMCGSFAGMVRFAVVPSILAGGLLGVCCAGMLRLFDSKGWLVGCGGRLGFVAQVACTMQFVARGSWGLLAASPATPSVAALVNPSLYAPSRLLSSFTQLPSIVLSTIAGGIFMRSWKQVLGQSSKPVVKRIGSSVGAVGATGLLGSALIPAAAGPIFCGSFIGMSAPGKLPTLTSLVGACAMAGACQVAMTGVLLGGWGGKLGTAALLGVVLYRGLTHLIGEPSTELTPKPMVTHEPVPVISPVQ, encoded by the coding sequence ATGACAGTACGAATGCTGACTGTTAGAAATTCGCTTGCGTTCGTCTCTCTTGCACTCTTACTATCATCTTCGGTTGCGTGGTTACCTCGTCCTTCACTTGCGCTTTTGCCAACCGCGAGTAGCAGCCCCGTTCTGACAGGCCCTGCCTTTCCAGCCACCGTTGTTGTAGAATCTCTACCCCATTCAACGCCGGATGAGAATTCGTCTTTGGTAATCGAAGATAGTGTCGAAGCACCTTCGCCAGTCCCTCTGGAACAACGGACGTCCCTTGTACTCCAGTATGGTCCAACCGCCGTTTCTGTGTGGACCGGAACACTGGCAACCTTCGTGTTGAACAATGTAGGGAATATCGGCCCCATTCCTGCCTCGAGTGCGGTCTCTCTCGCGGCCGCTTTGGGGCTACCCGAAAAATTTGCTTTAGCGGTCATGTGTGGGAGTTTCGCAGGCATGGTACGGTTTGCCGTTGTACCCAGCATATTGGCTGGTGGCTTGCTGGGTGTGTGCTGTGCTGGAATGCTGCGATTGTTTGACAGCAAAGGATGGCTGGTGGGTTGCGGAGGGAGACTCGGATTCGTGGCTCAAGTGGCTTGCACAATGCAGTTTGTGGCGAGGGGTTCATGGGGGCTACTGGCAGCTTCTCCCGCCACTCCGTCTGTTGCCGCTCTCGTCAACCCAAGCCTATACGCGCCCAGCAGGCTACTTAGCTCATTTACACAACTTCCATCTATTGTTTTGTCTACCATCGCTGGAGGGATCTTTATGCGTAGCTGGAAGCAAGTGTTGGGGCAGTCGTCGAAGCCTGTCGTAAAGCGAATTGGATCCTCCGTCGGTGCGGTAGGAGCGACTGGACTACTGGGTAGTGCGTTAATTCCAGCCGCTGCTGGTCCCATATTTTGCGGTTCCTTTATCGGTATGTCAGCTCCGGGTAAGCTGCCAACACTGACGTCCTTGGTTGGGGCTTGTGCGATGGCGGGTGCTTGTCAAGTTGCAATGACCGGAGTCTTATTGGGAGGATGGGGCGGTAAGTTGGGCACAGCGGCGCTCTTGGGTGTTGTCCTGTACCGAGGGCTTACCCATCTTATTGGAGAACCCAGCACTGAATTGACCCCGAAGCCGATGGTAACACACGAGCCTGTGCCAGTAATATCTCCGGTACAATAA